A stretch of Vigna angularis cultivar LongXiaoDou No.4 chromosome 4, ASM1680809v1, whole genome shotgun sequence DNA encodes these proteins:
- the LOC108331119 gene encoding protein RESPONSE TO LOW SULFUR 2, with protein MALTMMAAIGIRSGKQEKNMPPAPAENELKKRNEELEKELRESKEREEQMKRDLQSARERLRVAEEAEERLCSQLGELEAEAVYQARDYHAQIVSLMEQLSRAQSLLLRTGASSIPLPSSS; from the coding sequence ATGGCGCTAACGATGATGGCAGCGATCGGCATCCGCTCCGGGAAGCAAGAGAAAAATATGCCTCCGGCGCCGGCAGAGAACGAGCTGAAGAAGCGGAACGAGGAGCTCGAGAAGGAGCTCAGAGAAAGCAAGGAGCGAGAGGAGCAGATGAAGCGCGATCTTCAGAGCGCGCGGGAGAGGCTGCGCGTGGCCGAGGAGGCCGAGGAGAGGCTCTGCTCGCAGCTCGGGGAGCTCGAAGCGGAGGCAGTTTACCAGGCACGTGACTACCACGCGCAAATCGTCTCCCTCATGGAACAGCTCTCACGCGCGCAAAGCCTCCTTCTGAGGACCGGCGCCTCCTCCATTCCGCTTCCGTCCTCCTcgtaa